One Formosa agariphila KMM 3901 genomic window, TAAAACCAAGACGGATAGGTTTCATTAAATAATAGCTTATACATTAGGTCTATTTCTCCCGTTTCATCTAATACCTCCGATAGTAATGGAGTTCCTAAAAAGCCCGTACGCAAATGATTATCGGCTTCGCTAATTTTTTCTAACAGCTGCTGTTTTGCGTTTTCTTTATTTTCTTCAGATAATAAATCGAAAGCCAAGGCTAACAAATAAGAGGTTTGGGTTGCGGTAACATCTTTTACTTTACCATTTTTAAAAAACGCATTTTCGAAGGCTTTTGCTACCGATTTGTATAAAGCTTCATATGTAGCTTGTTCCTCTTTTTTTCCAAGAACCTCGGCCGTTTTTGCGGTTAATTTTGCGGAATGCGCAAAGAAAGCGGTACCAATTAAACTATGCGAAGTATCCCCTTTATTATTTCCATTTTCTGGGTAAGGTTGCAACCAATCGGCAAAAGAATTCATATGAGAAATGAAGTCTTTTGATGTCGCTTGATGATGGGCTACCCATTTTTTCATCATATCGTAATTTTCTTCTAAAATGCCAACATCACCTGTTCTGTAATATATTTTCCAAGGAATTATAGTACAGACATCGCCCCAACCAGAACTTACTTTTCCATTGTGTAACACATCTGGAACTACAAATGGAATGCCTCCGTTATCATATTGCGATTCACGTACACTTTGCATCCAACTGGCCCAAAACTTATAAACATCGGCATTAAACATCGATGTTGGTCCGAAAACTTGCGCATCGCCCGTCCATCCCATACGTTCGTCGCGTTGCGGACAATCAGTAGGAATATCAAAAAAGTTGCCTCTTAATCCCCAAACAATGTTACTTTGCAACTGATTTAACTTCTCGTGAGACGATGTGAAGCTGCCATTTTCATTAAAATTAGAATACTGCACCACTCCCTTAACCCAATTTTTAGAAGGTGTTTTAGAAGCATCAAACCCGCTTAACTCTACATACCTAAAACCATGGAATGTAAACTTTGGCATCCATTCTATTGTGCCTTCTTTAGCGGCTATATAGTAGTCTGTAGATTGCGCACTTCTATAATTGTCTGTATAAAAAGTCCCGTCTGGCGATAACATTTCTGCAAAACGAATTTTTAAAGTATCCCCCATTTTCATCGGTACTTTTAATAATGGCACACCAACCATATTTTGTTGCAAATCGAATATGGCTGCATCTGCTTTTAATATAATTTCCTTCGACTCTAAAACTATTTTAGATTTAACGGTAGTATGACGTTTTGGTTCTAATTTAATAGTTGATGTTACTGGGAACGCTTGTACTGCTTTCCAATTTTTATCATCAAAACTATTGGTAGTCCAATGAGGCATTTCTAAATGAGCATCATAGGTTTCACCATCATAAATTTCTGAGATTCGTATCGGGCCTTGGGTTGTGGCTTTCCAAGTATCATCTGAAATGATGGATGCTTTGGAACCATCTTTCATGGTTACTTCTAGCTGACATAATATCTTAGGTGATTCGGTATCGCTCCAGTAGGATTTCATCCAACCTAAACGACCTGAATGCCATCCTGCGGCAACTTCAACACCAATAGTATTTTGTCCAGACTCTATTAAATCGGTAACATCATAAGTGATGGTTTCTATTCTCTTTTTATAAGGTGTATACCCTGGAGGCATCACGTCATCGCTTACATCTTCTCCATTGATAGCCACATCAAACACACCTTTTGCCGTAATATATAATCTGGCATTAGCCACATCGTTAGACAACTCGAAGACTTTTCTTAAATATTGTGGTCTGTGAATAATGTTATCCTGACTTCCTAGAACGCCTTCTTCCTTGGTAGGTAATCCAATCCATTTAGCTTTCCAATCGCTGTTATTTAATAAGCCTAATTCAAAATTTTGAACTGGACTCCAATTTGAAGCCTTATCATCCTGGTTCCAATATTTTACCTGCCAAAATACTTTTTGACGTGACACTAGTGGTTTACCCTCGTAGTTTATCCATACAGATTGCGAAGAAGACTGCTTATTGGAATCCCATAAATCGGGATTGTTTGGCAATAAATCTGGACTACTAGCTACCACAATCTGGTAAGCCGACTGGCTAATTACGCCTTCTACAACGGGTAATTCCCAAGAAAATGTAGGTTTAGCATCGTAAAAACCTAGTGGATTTTTAAAGCCTTCGGAAATGGTTAAGTGTTTTGCCTCTTGTAAAACAGAAGAATTTTCGCAAGACATCACGCTAAAAAAAACAAAATATGTTAATACATATATGTAACTTTTGAAAACAGATTTATGAAGTATCATTTATTACCTTTTTATGATTGTTTTTTTATATTTCTGAAACTATTCTCTAATCGTTTCGATTTAGTTTAGTTAGGTAATAACTTAAGGTTAAAACCTATTTGTACCTAAACATAAGAACCATTACAATTAAAATACAGGAACACAATTATTTAATCTGAATAATAATGTCACCACTCCCTTTTGTATATAAAGAAGAAAGTTTCAGGCGTTATTTATTCATTTAAATAAAGCTTTATTTTATAATTTAACAGCTAAATATATATAGCTATTCCCTTATAACTATACTGCTTTGTAGGGGTATGATACTATAAACAATCTATAGCAAAGCATGATACTAGGCTTGAAACATGCCCTTTTATTCTTATTCCATATAAAATACTTCTTCTAAAGGAATTGACACTGGTGAATTATCTGGATTAACTTGCATAATATCAGCCATAAAATCCCACCATTTTTTAACGATTTCATTGTTTGCTAAATCTTGTGACCCCCCATGCCCAGACACTTTCTGAAAAGCAAATAAGGTATTGGTTTCTTCATCTATAAAAATAGAATACTCGCTAACCCCGTTGTCTTTTAACAATTGTTTTAACTCTGGCCATAATTGGTCATGACGTTCTTTATAAGCTTGTTTTTGACCTTTATTTAGCTTCATTTTAAATGCTAATCTTTCCATAATGTATACCGTATTAATTCCAATTTTATAATAAGTTTCTACTTGTAATTCGTTTTAGTAACTTCAATATTTTAATTGTTGTTTTGAGACAAAAAACCTTCTAAAATTGTTTTAACTTGTGTAACGGAACCTTGTTTTACACCGCCATTAGTAGCACCTGTTATCCAATATAACACCATTCCAGCATCCGAACAATCCCACTTTCCTTTTTGAAATTTTACCACATCATCAACCTCGGCCATTTTCCCCATGAGCCAAACAAATTTCATGCGATCGTCTGAATGATTTTTTGCCCAATCCCATTCTGATTCATCAACTTTTAAATTGATATTTTGATCG contains:
- the rhaM gene encoding L-rhamnose mutarotase, translated to MERLAFKMKLNKGQKQAYKERHDQLWPELKQLLKDNGVSEYSIFIDEETNTLFAFQKVSGHGGSQDLANNEIVKKWWDFMADIMQVNPDNSPVSIPLEEVFYME
- a CDS encoding alpha-L-rhamnosidase, which codes for MILHKSVFKSYIYVLTYFVFFSVMSCENSSVLQEAKHLTISEGFKNPLGFYDAKPTFSWELPVVEGVISQSAYQIVVASSPDLLPNNPDLWDSNKQSSSQSVWINYEGKPLVSRQKVFWQVKYWNQDDKASNWSPVQNFELGLLNNSDWKAKWIGLPTKEEGVLGSQDNIIHRPQYLRKVFELSNDVANARLYITAKGVFDVAINGEDVSDDVMPPGYTPYKKRIETITYDVTDLIESGQNTIGVEVAAGWHSGRLGWMKSYWSDTESPKILCQLEVTMKDGSKASIISDDTWKATTQGPIRISEIYDGETYDAHLEMPHWTTNSFDDKNWKAVQAFPVTSTIKLEPKRHTTVKSKIVLESKEIILKADAAIFDLQQNMVGVPLLKVPMKMGDTLKIRFAEMLSPDGTFYTDNYRSAQSTDYYIAAKEGTIEWMPKFTFHGFRYVELSGFDASKTPSKNWVKGVVQYSNFNENGSFTSSHEKLNQLQSNIVWGLRGNFFDIPTDCPQRDERMGWTGDAQVFGPTSMFNADVYKFWASWMQSVRESQYDNGGIPFVVPDVLHNGKVSSGWGDVCTIIPWKIYYRTGDVGILEENYDMMKKWVAHHQATSKDFISHMNSFADWLQPYPENGNNKGDTSHSLIGTAFFAHSAKLTAKTAEVLGKKEEQATYEALYKSVAKAFENAFFKNGKVKDVTATQTSYLLALAFDLLSEENKENAKQQLLEKISEADNHLRTGFLGTPLLSEVLDETGEIDLMYKLLFNETYPSWFYSINQGATTIWERWNSYSKAEGFNPMKMNSLNHYAYGAIGEWMYERITGIAPLQAGYKIISIAPIPKAPLTSASATLNTPYGEVASSWEIKNETLFLEVVVPPNTTAEIEIPTDNSESLKVDNENFTNGKNLKLIKNEKRKIKILAQPGTYEFQAKYSL